The following proteins are encoded in a genomic region of Cricetulus griseus strain 17A/GY chromosome 7, alternate assembly CriGri-PICRH-1.0, whole genome shotgun sequence:
- the Paqr4 gene encoding progestin and adipoQ receptor family member 4 — MAFLSGPRLLDWASSPPHLQFNKFVLTGYRPASSGSGCLRSLFYLHNELGNIYTHGLALLGFLVLVPMTMPWGQLGKDGWLGGTHCVACLVPPAASVLYHLFMCHQGGSPVYTRLLALDMCGVCLVNTLGALPIIHCTLACRPWLRPAALMGYTALSGVAGWRALTAPSTSARLRAFGWQAGARLLVFGARGVGLGSGAPGSLPCYLRMDALALLGGLVNVARLPERWGPGRFDYWGNSHQIMHLLSVGSILQLHAGVVPDLLWAAHHACPPD; from the exons ATGGCGTTCCTGTCCGGGCCGCGCCTGCTGGACTGGGCTAGCTCGCCGCCGCACCTGCAGTTCAATAAGTTCGTATTGACTGGCTACCGGCCGGCCAGCAGCGGCTCGGGCTGCCTGCGCAGCCTCTTCTACCTGCATAACGAGCTGGGCAACATCTACACACACG GATTAGCCCTGCTGGGCTTCCTGGTGCTGGTGCCAATGACCATGCCCTGGGGTCAGTTGGGTAAGGATGGCTGGCTGGGAGGTACACATTGTGTGGCCTGCCTGGTCCCCCCTGCAGCCTCTGTGCTGTATCACCTCTTCATGTGCCACCAAGGAGGCAGTCCTGTGTACACCCGGCTCCTTGCCCTGGATATGTGTGGAGTCTGCCTTGTCAACACTCTTG gGGCCCTGCCCATCATTCACTGCACTCTGGCTTGCAGACCCTGGCTTCGTCCAGCTGCCCTGATGGGTTACACTGCACTGTCAGGTGTGGCCGGCTGGAGAGCCCTCACTGCTCCCTCCACCAGTGCCAGGCTTCGAGCCTTTGGTTGGCAAGCTGGGGCCCGCCTGCTGGTGTTTGGAGCCCGTGGAGTAGGGCTGGGCTCAGGGGCTCCAGGCTCCCTGCCCTGCTACCTGCGCATGGATGCATTGGCACTGCTTGGAGGGCTGGTGAATGTGGCACGTCTGCCAGAGCGTTGGGGACCCGGCCGCTTTGACTACTGGGGCAACTCCCACCAAATCATGCACTTACTCAGTGTGGGCTCCATTCTCCAGTTACATGCTGGTGTTGTACCTGACCTGCTCTGGGCTGCCCACCACGCCTGTCCCCcagactga
- the Kremen2 gene encoding kremen protein 2, which translates to MGTWALQCLLFLFPMLLPPHGASAGSLHNPGLSECFQVNGADYRGHQNYTGPRGAGRPCLFWDQTQQHSYSSASDPQGRWGLGAHNFCRNPDGDVQPWCYVPETEEGIYWRYCDIPTCHMPGYLGCFVDSGAPPALSGPSGTSTKLTVQVCLRFCRMKGYQLAGVEAGYACFCGSESDLARGRPAPATDCDQICFGHPGQLCGGDGRLGIYEVSVGSCQGNWTAPQGVIYSPDFPDEYGPDRNCSWVLGQMGAVLELTFRLFELADSRDRLELRDASSGNLLRAFDGAHPPPPGPLRLRTAALLLTFRSDARGHAQGFALTYRGLQDTVEDSASAKDSAETTAGDPDGANVSCSPKPGAAQASIGARVFSTVMAISVLLLLILSLLRLLRRRSCLLAPGKGSLALGPSRGPRRSWAVWYRRPRVVALPCPPGDSQAEGPAAGYRPLSASSQSSLRSLISAL; encoded by the exons ATGGGGACATGGGCTCTGCagtgcctcctcttcctcttcccgaTGCTGCTGCCGCCGCACGGAGCCTCAGCCGGGAGCCTGCACAATCCAG GCCTGTCCGAATGCTTCCAGGTGAATGGTGCTGATTACCGCGGCCACCAGAACTACACCGGCCCCCGGGGGGCCGGACGCCCTTGTCTTTTCTGGGACCAGACGCAGCAGCACAGCTACAGCAGCGCCAGTGATCCTCAGGGCCGCTGGGGACTGGGCGCGCACAACTTCTGCAG AAACCCAGATGGAGATGTGCAGCCGTGGTGCTATGTGccagagacagaagagggcatctacTGGCGCTATTGTGATATCCCCACATGTCACA TGCCTGGGTACCTGGGCTGCTTTGTGGACTCTGGGGCACCCCCTGCTCTCAGTGGTCCTAGTGGCACCTCCACAAAGCTCACAGTCCAGGTGTGCCTTCGATTCTGCCGCATGAAGGGCTACCAG CTGGCTGGCGTGGAGGCTGGTTATGCCTGCTTCTGTGGTTCTGAAAGCGACCTGGCCCGGGGACGTCCAGCCCCTGCCACCGACTGTGACCAGATCTGTTTCGGCCACCCAGGCCAACTGTGTGGAGGCGATGGGCGACTGGGCATCTATGAAG TGTCCGTGGGCTCATGCCAGGGAAACTGGACGGCGCCTCAGGGTGTCATCTACTCCCCGGATTTTCCGGATGAGTATGGGCCAGACCGGAACTGCAGCTGGGTACTGGGCCAAATGGGCGCTGTGCTAGAGCTCACCTTCCGCCTCTTCGAGTTGGCCGATTCCCGAGACCGGCTGGAGCTACGCGACGCCTCGTCCGGCAACCTGCTCCGCGCCTTCGACGGTGCCCACCCGCCACCGCCTGGGCCTCTGCGTCTGCGCACTGCTGCACTATTGCTCACCTTCCGCAGCGATGCGCGAGGCCACGCTCAAGGCTTCGCGCTCACCTACCGCG GGCTACAGGACACAGTGGAGGACAGCGCATCTGCTAAGGATTCGGCCGAGACTACTGCAGGAGACCCCGATGGTGCCAACGTGAGCTGCAGCCCTAAGCCGGGAGCTGCGCAGGCTTCCATAGGGG CCCGAGTCTTCTCCACTGTGATGGCCATCTCCGTGCTGCTGCTGTTGATCCTGTCGCTGCTGCGTTTGCTGCGTCGACG GAGCTGCCTGCTGGCTCCAGGAAAAGGGTCTCTGGCCTTGGGACCTTCCCGGGGCCCCAGGAGAAGCTGGGCTGTATGGTACCGCCGGCCCCGAGTGGTGGCCCTGCCCTGTCCCCCAGGGGACTCTCAGGCTGAGGGTCCTGCTGCAGGCTACCGGCCCCTGAGTGCCTCCAGCCAGAGCTCCTTGCGCTCGCTCATCTCTGCTCTCTGA